TTGTATCCACTTTCACAATCTATTTAGTCATTCTGGAAGGTTTTTGCCATGTAATTATTGTTTAATTTAGGTTTGTACCATAATAATCAAATTTTGGTGTGTTCTGTTAAGCCCCTTTACTGAAGGGCTCACAATTTTCTGGGCATCAGTGGTTTCTAATGAACAAGTTACCCCATTAATAAAGGTCAGTTAAGGACACCTGTAGTTTAATGGACCACAGCtgtcctctttttcctttttccaagtTAGGACTTTACATTGCAACATAATTGGTTAATAAGGGGTTTACACTAAAGTTGAACATTGAGTGTCAGTGTACCTCTCCTTTAGTAGCAGACTTAAAATTCATATGgtgaacacgttttttttttttttgatctgcGTGGTTTACAGTGGAAGGAGGAGTCAAGTCAGACCTCAGCGCtacagtatctgtatatatggaggaaacacacagagattcctctgattggcgtttccacacttttcatgtgttcctgtactCCTCTCATAAGGCAATGCTGAGTGTGATTGGTGGCCGGGGGCGTGTTCTCCATGGGGGTCCAGGATGGTACAAAGGCACTCGCTCGCCctgagagctcacagctcaAGGTTGGGTTCGGAACTTTGCTCTGAGGACAGTTGGTTTGTGCTCATGAAGATGGAGAGCTGCCTGCTCATCTTCTCTCTCTTATCCCTGCTCATGTCCACCACAGCCAGTAAGTACCGTGTTTTACTTCTGCTCCAGGGCTCCTCTCACATGTCTGGATTTTAGGGGTCAGGGGACGACAGTCTGAAAGGTGAGTTAGTTTGTAGAGGCTGTGCaaacagtaaatatgaaatacaaccTGCTGCAACACTGATGTTTTTAAATAGCTGTATAAGAATAAAGTATAGTACGAAGACACTGAATCTCCAAAGTTCTTGCAGGTAGTTTACTTacctttctgtttttatgtttggTTTTACATGAATGGCTGCAtcagcagtttatttcttttatttggggaaaaagtagaaaagcagaaaaagctagatgttttcattttgagaacttttctctctcttgataatttttgttttgtatttacttaGTGCActtctttatattttatcagtGTAATACTGTAAAGAGGCAGTGCGGTAATTAAGGACATGGACGTTTTACTTAGAAGACTGTTGGTTCAAGACCACATACCCCTCTGTGCTGTAGAACTCCTTCGAACTACTCTAGGTCACCTACAAGATACATGTATCAAATACCCATTGATGATgtcaaattgaaaaaaaaaaattaaaaactgctttaGATAAGAGTTAAAGAATGAAGTAGcacatttatgtttgtttttaaattaaaacaaatgacttAATTattaggggtgcagtggcgcagcgggtttgactgggttttgctctctagtgggtctggggttcaagtcccacttgcggtgccttttgatggactggcatcccatcctaggtgtgtcccctccagccatgtgccctgtgttgctgggttaggatccaGCGCACCATGAccgcacttgggacaagcggtttctctgtgtgtgtgtgtgttaactatTACTAACTGCTTGTTCACATCTGTGGTGAACGGAGATTTTATggatgcataaaataaaatgttgcaatCAATATTTTTTGAAGTATTACTTTTAATAGAAACACATGCACTACATagaattttgtgcaaaatgcTCAACAGacaaaattactgaattaattaaagcacatagataaagaaaaaataaaactgggaaaatatACGAGTTTTAAACACCTCAAGAACTGAGtccattccattattttttgtaGCAGTGTATtgatgagatttaaaaaaaaaatgtagcttaTTGCAAGTATGTAGTTATGTGTGTTTCCATCTGTTTAAACTGACAAAGATCATCCtcagtgttttaaattaaagacaaaatttaCCTTAGACTCTAGTTTTACGTGTTTTCCAGTAGGTATCtagtaacattaaaaaaatgaaattctttaagattatttaaaaacaaatggtttTCTCACTTCCTGAACTTATACTTTGTATACATACATTACTTACATATTGAATACAGTATATTCGTTGCTGGAGCTGAATAGATTCATTTCGTTGGATTATTACAGATTTTcattgcaaaaattaaataatacagttaatttatacatttcaatgtAATGTGAGGAAGCTGAAGCATGATTGGGTaaaatcagtaataaaataaaactgatatttgctgaaatcagaattaaaaatataaaacacagatCTAATTTTATACAATATAAATCAAACATCTAAATGTCTGCAACATAACTAAACATTTAAACCAGATGTaccacatttttttatatttacagtgaaaTTCACTTACTGAATTGCTTGAAGaagatcaaaataaaaaatgtttacaaaatatACATCTAAATGTGTACatcatgcatttatattttgtgttataAAATTAAAACCTCTTGAACACTGGAATTTTGAGGTAAAAAAATCtcagtgtaaaactgaaaaatgacagtaaaaggcCAACAGatataaaaatgacactgatctctcttgtgtttctttcacacactgttACATCTGTTAcatttaactgtgttttgaatttCCTTGTAACTCTGATCATATCAGAGCTTTTAGGAAACTCAGTTGAAGCTCAAgatgaaacatgtaaaagactCCACTCGagtctctgtgtctcttcttcCAGACAGTGATGTGAGGCTGGTGAACGGAAACAGTCCCTGTGAGGGAAGAGCGGAGGTTCGTCATCAAGGACAGTGGGGAACTGTGTGTGATGATGGCTGGGATATGACGGATGCCTTAGTGGTGTGTAGACAGATGTTCTGTGGAGATGCTGTAGCAGCACCGCAATACGGTCACTTTGGAGCAGGAACAGGGAGGATCTGGTTGTCAAATGTGAACTGTGGAGGTTCAGAATCTACACTGAAGGACTGCGTACGCAGAGGATGGGGTCAACATACTTGTACACATGCTGAAGATGCTGGAGTCATCTGCTCAGGTAGGAGACTTTTCCTCTGTCTTGTTTAAGTTAATCATTTATTCTTGTTCCCGTTCATTTCTCCTGTCCGTTATAATTTGTTGTCGTAATTTGTCTATTTCTTGACTTTTCTGAATTCTCATGATGAGGACGATAAAAAGTTAGTTTTACATCAGTCACGAAGAGGATTTACAGTGTTTCTGTTCCGTTGTAATTTGACAATTATATATTTGTTCCTTTGCTTTTCTCAGTTTCTGCCAATAAAACACTGTCGGTGTGTAAATGTCTCTGCTTTGTGCTCTCGATAATCGATTATTGGTCAATAACTTGCTCGCTAATTGTCGCTCCATTGTTTCTGTTCGTCAGTGTTTTCCTGCACCTTAGGTAGGTGTTCAGGTTTAACTAATTAATGTAATACtgtgtgttatatgtatgtatctaaTCTTGTATGTGGGTTTATGATGAGTCTCACAGTGTTGGATGGAATGTAAGTTTTGCCAGTTTTGTTCTTTCCAGTGTCACTCTTTTctcttgaataaataaaatgggacAAATAGTTACTCTAACTGAGGGATGAGTTGAAGTGTATGgatcatattaatttttaatatcagcCCACAGCAGTGTTtgaatacagtgtgtttgtTAGGTTCAAGTTCAGGTTCCTCTACtgactgagctcttcatgtTCAGCTACTTGCTCAGTGTGATGAAAACAGGGATCTTTCAACGtctccacttttctttaacaCACAGAAAGATCCGTGTTTCCCATTAGATTCCAGTGTTTCCATACATTCATAATTGTCTCTTTATGTACAGGAAGGGATTCATATTTGGAACAGAGCCAGTGATGGTTTTGCTTTCCATagatctgctgtttttcttctcaggtTTAGCTGTACGCCTGGCAGGGGGACCTCATCCGTGTTCTGGGAGACTAGAATTCCACCATAAAGACTCATGGTACACAGTGTGTGACCCCGACTTTGACCTCCAGGACGCAAAGGTTGTGTgtcgacagctgggctgtgggacacCTGTACAGGTGCAGGGAGCAGCAGTTTTTGGTAAAGGGGACGACCAGGTGTGGAAGAACAAGGTTGAGTGCGGAGGTGATGAACGTGACTTTGGTCAGTGTTTACGATCATCCACAAAGGAGACAAAGTGCACTCATGACACTGATGTgggactggagtgtttttgtaaGTGTCTTTTTCAAGTGTCTTGATTTTGAAGCGAAAGCAACAACTTTGCAACATTTTACTTCCCGGTATAAACAGTAAAAGGATGTAATGGTATAagattaaactgaaaatgtttatgaatattGATTAACAATTATTCTGAAAAATTTATCTTCTAAGAGTTATCAGTAATATAATGCCCTTCAATATTTCAATAGatatttaaatgtcagcttCTTGAaagtgtgttgctttttgatATTTCTTGTATTTCAATTTTCTCTAATCCCCCTGCACTTTACCCAGGGTACACAAAAGGCAGACTGGTGGACGGCCCAGACTCCTGCTCCGGGACGGTGGAGTTACAGTACCTCACTGAGTGGGGCACAAtgtgtgatgcatcctgggatctgagagcagccaatgtcctctgtcagcagctgggctgtgggagcgctgtggcagtgtcaggacaggcctggtttggagAGGGCAAGGGTTCCGTCTGGGCtgatgtgtttgagtgtcaggggaaggagacacacctgtcccagtgTGTTGTTTCTTCATGGAACCGAGCTCCATGCTCTCATGAACATGATGCAGGAGTCATCTGTACTGGTGAGGACCGCTGTGCTCATCACTGTACTGTAGGAGAGGAGTCACAGTCAAATGTCTGTTTAGAAACATTCTTCTGTAGAATAGCTCCGTTGACTGCAGAActcatgaaaattaaaatactctACACAGAATGGACTGCTGGCACTGTAAGATACCCTGTAAGAGATGCTGATGTTTCTACAGGATCATCTCTCTCAACCCTCAATGGGACGGTCCGACTGTCTGGAGAAAGTGGCTGTGGGGGTCAGTTGGAGGTTCACTACCAGCACACCTGGAGCAGGGTtctcctggactcctggagcATCAGGGAGGCTTttgtggtctgcagacagctgggctgtggttctGCACTGAGGATCTACAGCTCCTTCCTGTCTGGGACAggggacactgatgtgtgtctcacagggtatcagtgctctgggactgagtCTCACCTGGTCAACTGCAATGCTCCACATACAGTAAACTGCAGTTCCAGCCCATATGTGTCcatagtgtgttccagtgagtaCACAAGACTTCTACAGCCTATTCATAATGAATATTGTTTGGATATGGATGGATGATTCTGGTTATTTTATGTTAACTCTGTTTTACAaaacatcctgggtgtgtcccctcccccttcagccttgtcccctgtgttgtcgggttaggctccggctcaccatgaccccgctgttgtagacagtgtgtgtgggggtatTTTACAAGAAGTTGGTATCTTCTTCCCTGTGTACCTTCTCCCAGAACACAGGTCCCTGAGGCTGGTGGGTGGTGAGGATGGCTGTgcagggaggctggaggtgttccaccaaggctcctgggggacagtgtgtgatgattcctgggacctgaatgatgctcaggtggtgtgcagACAGCTCCAGTGTGGGACGGCTCTCCGCTCCACCTCTTTTGGTCCAGGAAATGGATCTATATGGCTGGATGAGGTTGGCTGTGAGGGGAATGAGTTGTCCCTGTGGGACTGTCCCTCTGCAAAGTGGGGGAACCATGACTGCGTTCACAAGGAGGATGTAGGAGTTGTGTGTTCAGGTTAGTTCTTTACACAACATAAGACCTGGTAAACAGTGAAGATATTCCATAAGGGAGTGTTCATAATACCTTGCACTAAGATATAAtcaagaaaaatataatgtatcAATGGTTAATAGCGCTTCTCtacacactgcttgtcccaaacggggtcgcagcaaaccagagcctaacccggtaacacaggacataaggctggagagggaggggtcaCTCCCAGcacaagatgccagtccgtcacaaggcaccccaagctggactcaaaccccagacccaccagagaacaggcaccagccaaacccactgcaccactgcattaCCCAGTTCTTTGCTAGttcttattaaaatattcatattaaaatatcaATTAAACGATGTCAGCAAATTGTATATCCAGATGGAAAATTCTATTCTTTCAGTTTTTGGTGATGTGATGTTGTAAAGACTGAGAGCTGACAAGCAGGATGGTGGACCGGAATGCAGGATCTTTTTTGCGATCAGGAGGGACAAGGCAAATAttgtagtcagggacaggcaaaggggcTGGTCGACTGGGGAATGTTATTTGGGGTTGAGAATCCAAATACATAGTCAAAAGGGGCAAAGTAGTAGGTCTTTACCCTGGGAGTCATGGAGCCAGGCAGGAGAGCAGGGGAGCGAGACAAAGAACAGGAACAGGTTCAGCGATCGCGTCACTGCAGAGGGGACCATTATCTCAattgagattccgcaactggaaGGCAGTAGTTTGGTGCCTTATACTTCCCCATCCTGATTGACACCAGGTGCCCTCATTTGGGGTGTGGTGGTTGTGACAGATGTCTTGTGCTCTTACTGATGTCAAGTTCTTGTCCATTTCCTTGCAGAGTACAAAGATCTGAGACTGGCTGAACGTTGCTCCGGGCAGGTGGAGGTTTACTACAATGGCACCTGGGGAAACGTGTGTTTCAATCAGATGGACACAAACACTGTGAGTTTAATATGTCAACAACTCAACTGTGCAAAGAGCGGGACTGTTTCTAATACAGAATCTCGACTGAAAGGAGCTCCAAATTGGCTGGATATTGTCAAATGTCGCCCACATGACTCCacactgtggcagtgtccaTCTTCTCCCTGGGgacagaataaatgtgatgatggtGAAGTGGCCCTCATTACCTGTGAAAGTaaggttattttattttattcttttagtttcttttgcatttgttcTGTAGTTTTGTCCGTAAATTCAAGTCTGTATAGCTGCAGTGATCTATTCCCTGAAACGTAAGGCACCTGGCACGGTACACTCTAGACAATCactcagatagatagatagatagatagactttattgatcccacaagggaaatcattatgttacagcagcagaacacaagtctgataaatacttgcaatattaaaaaaaaaaaaacatataaaacaagtggaaaaatacaagataagaCTATAAATATAgagttggaagaataaaagaatcaaaagtatattaaataaatgaaataaaacagtatgtagtgcaacagtatatagtgcaagttgtgcaaaacggtaatataatcattatgaagtagtaacaaaatgaactaacaatagtgctgaatagttaatctgtcacacagaggtgagctgttgtacaatgTTATTGCAaacggtaggaatgatttcctgaaccgttctttacggcagcggagctgaatgagtctattagagaatgagcttcgctgtctctgcagtgtgctgtgaagtgggtgggatagAATGTCCAAAATGGAGAGCTGTTTGTTCaatgacctcctattcctcaccgactcaaacgtctccatgttctgtccaatgatgataCCGGCCTTATGGATGAGTTTGTTCatcctgcctgcatctctggaattgatgctgctcccccagcagaccacggcaaagtagatggcgctcgcagtaacagactggtagaagattCTCCAgaatcttgctgcacacattgaaagatctgagcttcctcagaaaatagtctgctcattcccttcttgtacacagcatcagtgtggtccctccagtccagactgctgttcaagtggacacctaagtacttgtatttctgaacagtctcaacctcctcccccaggatctttatgggtctgactgcagttcttgtctttCTAAAGTCGACGAAaatctccttggtcttcctgacatttaggagcaggtgattcctgctgcaccactccacaaagttatccaccaggtgcctatacttcaactcctgtccatctctaatacaccccaccaatgcagagtcatcagagaacttctgcaagtggcatgattcagtatcatactgaaaatcagaggtgtacagactgaacaggaatggtgacagaacagttccctgtggcgctcctgtgttgctaaccaaaacatcagacaagaagctccccagccgtacaaactgaggcctgtctgacagatagtcagagatccaggagacaGTAGATGCACCAACACCCAaccccagcagcttctcactcaacaaaagaggttggatggtattGGATGGACACTCATTCACACTCATACTATCGGCAATTCTGAGTTACAAATGAAGTTGAAACAGCTATCTTtgatctgtgggaggaaaccagagtacctggagaaaTTTCAGACAAACAGAAGgagaacataaaatatttacacagattGAGCTAGACTTAAACCCTCATCCATTTGTGTAACTCAGGCAATGAGAAGAACTCACCCCACTTGTCCGTGACATTGTATCACCCTTGATAAATACATGAAAGAGTTAGATTGGTGGAGTTTAAAGGACAATTTTATTGAAACCCACTTAAGAGAGTGAAAAACGAAAGAGCGGAAGACAATGCAATGGTAAAGACACGGCCTTGTAAACTGAAACTTACAGTTCATGTCTCACTTCCTATTACTGTTATAATACCATTGAGgaattaccttgaattgctctggtaaaaactacccacctgaatgaatggataaatcactgtaagggaGTTTAGTAATAATTGCTTTGGACAGTTGCTTATtgtaaactgtaaattgcttttgacaaaggtgtgagctgaataaatattcataagtgGACATTTTTGGGAAACCTTACTCAGagcatgaaaatgaattattaagaaaataaatatgaatgaccctgcaatgggctggaCCCCATTCAGTGTGTATGCTGCCTGGTTTGCATCCAAATTTTGTGGGATAGGTTTCAGACCACTCTGAAACTGCTGTAGAAAAAAGGAtattgaaagtgtgtgagtaaGTATGCATGACAAGGGTATTTTGACCGCAGTACCTTCCtgtatttatttgaattaaGTTTCTCCACCTGTCTTCTTTCTCCAGAAAAATATGTGGCTTTGAAAGGAACGGCAACTCAGTCGTCCCAATATGACTCGTATGGTGCTGCTGGCAATGCTATTgatggaaacagaaatacaaagtaTACAGATGGGTCCTGCACTCACACCAATCAGGACTCCAAACCATGGTGGAGACTGGACCTGCAGGATGTTTTCACTGTGACCTCAGTGACCATCACCAACAGAGGGGACTGCTGCTCAGAGAGAATCGATAGGGCAGAGATTCGTGTTGGAAACTCCCTGGATGACAATGGCAACCAGAATCCCCTGTACACAGTGTTGTTATCCTTATTGGCATGGATTTTGAAACACTTTTTACCATCAAATGTATTTAATCTAATATGTGTAgaactttaaatgtatttcacatttcagatgcGCAGTGGTTCCCTCCATCGCAGCAGGAAAGTCCAGTTCGTTCCAGTGTAATTGGAAAATGGGACGCTATGTCAACGTGGTCCTCCCAAAACCCGGCATCCTGACTCTGTGTGAAGTTGAAGTTAATGGACATGATAGCAGTGGTTGGTATAAACCAGAAAGGTGTTTCTGTCTTATTAGTTATTAAAATCTCAGTGTCACAGTTACAGATGTCTTACAATTTTTACATAAATCATAAGTTGCAAGGTGTTGATGACTGCTCCATGAATTAATTGCACATATGTAAAATCTATAGAAGTCCATTGTTCATATCTGAAAGAACTGTGGTTTCGTGGTTCTGACAAGGCTTCCCATTTGCTCTAGTTTGAGAATATACTTATTaacattacatatatattacattaaaattaacaacCAGAAACTATGTTCCAagagggatgtggtggcacaagggcacagtgggtttgaccagatcccgctctccagtgggtctggggtttgagtcccgcttgggctgccttgcggtggtctggcatcccatcctgggtgtgtcccctcaccctccagccttacgccctgtgttgccgggttaggtgcCTGCTCCGTGTGACCCCGTATGgtataagcggtttcagatgatgtgtgaaaCTATGTTCTGGAATACATTCAATTCAGACTTGTCCACTATTTCATACTTTGTCAGAGTATCTTGCTACTCTGTGGTCAGTCACACTCTTATTTACCCTCTAGGCTACCTGGCCTTGAGACTGCAGGGGGGCAACAGAATGTGCTCAGGGAGGGTGGAGCTGTGGTCTcagggctcctgggggaccATCTGTGATGACTTATGGGACATAAATGATGCCcaggtggtctgcagacagctgggctgtggggcAGCACTGAAGGCTCATGGGAATGCTGCCTTTGGGAGTGGAAATGGTCCAATTTGGCTGAATGAGGTAAAGTGCTGGGGCAGTGAGCGCCACCTGTGGGACTGTCCTCACTCTCTTCAGGACCACAggacctcctgctctcacaaAGAGGATGCTGGTGTCACCTGTGAAGGTGAGAATTGCTGTGCAGCTTTATTACTCTCAGCATGGATTTCTGTCGTATcaacagtttaacaaaaaaatccGTAAAAGATATAATGacagaaatttcaaacaaaagtaTAATTACAAGTTGCTGTGTCTCGTTTTTCATTGTTAATGATTAAATTGTTTGACATTAACATCAGAACTGTTCTTCTGCAAAAGATCATTCATTAGAATAGTCGAAGTTAAGTTTATTTGGTAACAGATGGGGGGGGTCTAGAAAAATTGTCACATGACATTATAGTCTCTTCCATACCTTATGAAGGAAAttctttcctgaaaaaaaactttctaatttgtctcataaatcaaagatataattattatttttttcagagaaaatatttgtGCTCTTGAACCCCAAAATTAAAACTTATTGACGCCAacatatcaccaaatcccattgcAATGGAAACTTGCTTCAACATCCTCTGCCTGCTGCTCAGGGCAATAATGATCATCAGCtttcataacacaacataaaacaTCTTCCTTCACTGATTTCTCTGTCATCCTGTATTCCTGGCTCATTCACCTGTTTTGTAGCTGCTACCAACCATACATTTAACCATTTTtcccaaacaaaacatgcatacaaaagaaaaagaacccTAAGGACAAAATTaactaatgaaaaataacaatgaattcACACTGACACAAGTTGAGATGATTTGGATTGTCTAGATGAGGCCATGAATactgagattataacaggtgaacCTAGAAAGCCAGGGCTAATGGAAGTTGCGAACTTCACCCAGCATgagcaaatatatatttatgttatatttatactgtattgaAGACCACATGGTGGTTCTGGTCTGTACAGCATGGTGGCCCAGTCGGTAGGACTGGTGTCTCATAACACCAATTTTGTGAGATTTAAAGTGGATTTGATCCCAGCTCGGTCTCCCTGGAGTTGACATGTTCTCTTAGTGAttgtgagggtttcctctgaATACGTTGGTTTCCTCTCACCatccaaaaacatgtatttcatgtgaactggtggctTAGCCTGTagaatatgtgtgtatacatgtttaTGTCTTTTATCTTTCTGTCCTGTATAGGTGGGTGAaagtagggagtttagtgtaaCGTATTAAGGCAGATTagataaaaacatcagttaaatccCACATTTTACATCTCTTTCAttacagttaattttaatagactgaaaaacatctgctaaaacaatcaatgaaaatgtcttgtgctgctcagctttGGGGAGGCACAAAAAATCTGTTTgatgaaatgttcatttta
Above is a genomic segment from Scleropages formosus chromosome 5, fSclFor1.1, whole genome shotgun sequence containing:
- the LOC114910507 gene encoding scavenger receptor cysteine-rich type 1 protein M130-like, translating into MKMESCLLIFSLLSLLMSTTANSDVRLVNGNSPCEGRAEVRHQGQWGTVCDDGWDMTDALVVCRQMFCGDAVAAPQYGHFGAGTGRIWLSNVNCGGSESTLKDCVRRGWGQHTCTHAEDAGVICSGLAVRLAGGPHPCSGRLEFHHKDSWYTVCDPDFDLQDAKVVCRQLGCGTPVQVQGAAVFGKGDDQVWKNKVECGGDERDFGQCLRSSTKETKCTHDTDVGLECFWYTKGRLVDGPDSCSGTVELQYLTEWGTMCDASWDLRAANVLCQQLGCGSAVAVSGQAWFGEGKGSVWADVFECQGKETHLSQCVVSSWNRAPCSHEHDAGVICTGSSLSTLNGTVRLSGESGCGGQLEVHYQHTWSRVLLDSWSIREAFVVCRQLGCGSALRIYSSFLSGTGDTDVCLTGYQCSGTESHLVNCNAPHTVNCSSSPYVSIVCSKHRSLRLVGGNGSIWLDEVGCEGNELSLWDCPSAKWGNHDCVHKEDVGVVCSEYKDLRLAERCSGQVEVYYNGTWGNVCFNQMDTNTCPSSPWGQNKCDDGEVALITCESYLALRLQGGNRMCSGRVELWSQGSWGTICDDLWDINDAQVVCRQLGCGAALKAHGNAAFGSGNGPIWLNEVKCWGSERHLWDCPHSLQDHRTSCSHKEDAGVTCEGG